DNA from Daucus carota subsp. sativus chromosome 1, DH1 v3.0, whole genome shotgun sequence:
AGCACATAAACAACACAAACTGAAGTGCTGGATGGGCTCCACAAGATATATCCATTATCATCCTTCAGATAATTGGTCTGTCTTTTTTCCATTAAATTGTACGAAagggaagaaaaaaaaaaccacaTTTGTTAAATATAAAGTAAAATACATTTATCCAATCGCtaaataactaaaaatataaattaaatcggagatcaaaataataagaaattatTCTGTACCGAATTGTCAAGTTGGTTTCAAAAAGATGTTGATTTTGttaagaaattaaatttaaaccaGGTGCCGACACCCTTTTCTCgaatttatttaaagaaaataaaaacacGAGCCGTTTACTTTTCACTACTTCGATATTTAAAAGCAACTAGTCCACATTCTCTCCTGCCCATTCTCTCCTGGGTTGTTCTGTTCATCAACTTGTCTCTCTAAATCTCGCTCCACATGGATCCATCAACAGCACAAGGAGATGAAGGTGAAAACAACAACAGGGCTGCTCTTCAATCTCTCCCCAACTTTGTTGGCAAGCACAGGATGACGGCTGCTATTGCTCTCCTCAATCAACAGATTCAGTTTCTTCAGGTGCTTTTTTTTATTAGactgtgaatttttttttggaattttattgattttttcgAGTCGAGTTTCGAACGAGAAGGAAGGAGTTTGAGGTAACTGGAAGTTGTTTTAATGTAGGAATTTTTAAGGTGATTGCAGTAGAGAATTGAATGATATTTTcgaattttattgatttttttcgAGTCGAGTTTCTTGGAAGAATTATGTAGTTTAAGGTAAATGGAAGCAGTGGAAGTTGTTTTAGTGTAGGAAATTGAATTGATTGAactaagaaaataaataatactattGATTTTTGTCAGAGTCAGTTTCGAATGATAAAAGTAGTGAAGTTGTTTTAGTGTAGGAATTTTCGAGTTGATTCTTTATTTGTGCAGGAAGAAATTGATCAACTCGAGACTCTTGGTGGATCATCCGTTGTTTGCAAAGAGTACGTGTGCTGTACTTGTTTTCGATAATTTGAGCTAGAAATGTTGTTTAACAATGTGGTTGATTTAAAGAATATGGACTTAAATTTGGAAAACCGGAGAAAATATTGTTATTGCAGAATTATAATGAACTGGATACTAATATTGCGAAAAATTTTAATCTACATATTcatgatcttttttttttttgctggaTATGCATGATCTTTGATTAGTCCTGTTTATGTCTACAGATTAGTTGCAAGTGTTGAATCCGTCTCTGACGCTCTGCTTCCTGTGTAAGACAATTTAAACTATATCTTGTCGAGGCTATTAGATTCTTCACTTTTTTATCTGCTAAATTAGTATATCTGCACTGAGATAAGTTGTAATAGCACCGCGGTTTATACCCCTAAAAAACATTTGCACTGCAGCTCGGACctctatgtttactgattgcgcTTTAGAATTGGTTGTTGCGGATGCTTTCTTCTATAAGTCTTTGTATTGTAACTTTAGCAGCAGCAGCAGTTGAACTACTTGTGCTTTCGAAATTTCTGGAGTTGGTTTCTTCCCTCTAGGTATATAAATGGTGAACACAAAATGTATCTCAGGGTGAGCATGATCATCATTGTGTGCTAAACCTTAGCAGTGAAATACCCTAATTATAGAAGTATAAACCCTAATTGGACTGTTGTAGATAACTCGTTATATACAAAACATTAACAGTATCTTCCAGACCGAATACTAGAATGGTGAACCCCAGATGGATCCTGCTTTGAAATAAAACTTGTATGTTCTATGTAAAGCCATGTTGAACCTTAGCTATAAGTGTATCGGACATTAGCGGTTCTCATTGTTCCTAATTAGTTACTGGTTCTTCATCTCGGAGTGGTGAATCTTGAATCTGCCCGAAACTGTATTAATATCTATGAAATCGAATTGTGTATAGAGGAGATTTGTGTCTGTTGTTATATGGATCTGTTTTGCAGTACTAATTCAATGTCTTATGCAGAACCAAAGGGCCAACAGAAGTTGCTTGGGAGAGATGGTTCCAAAGATCCTCTAAAAACCGCAAGAAGTGGATATGAGTATCATCTCTCACCGGAAAGTGATTGAAGAATTTTGCCAGAAGTTCATCGGCCAGTTCAATTACAGTCAGGTCTATGTATTCTATATCTAAATGTAGCATCCTGTATAGCCTGTGTTTTCTCTAAGGTTGTTTCCCTTTGTTTCACCGGGAATTAGCTAGGGAGGATTGCGTGCAATCTCAAAATGTCTATAATAAATTACATAGTTGCGCTATGTCATTTAAAACGTCATCCTTGAGTTCCATGTTATATCGGGGTGTTGAATATGGATGTCACTACTTTGATGGAAATAACTTCATATATCACTATCCGAAAAAATAGTCTCTACCTATCATTTTACAATCCAAAATGTTGGATCATgcaacatttatttttttttcttcttgacGTTACACGGTCTAGCATTTTGAAATCCTAAACCCTATCTCATGTTTTTACTCATACATTTTGTAAGATTTTTCAAACCAAAACATAACACGATCAAgtattttctcccaaaaatcaaaatgattgATTATCCATCatttataaatgatattttggAATTTGGACCATTTCTTGCAACTCTATTGTTTTGGGGTCTTTTCTCGTTACATTGTGTGTCCATGCTCACTTTGCATCTCACAAGTGTTCATATACTCGAAGTTCCAAGGAGGAATTAACCTTCGTTAAAAGGATGATTAATTTACCACCAGACCAAGAGTCCTTCGATTGCTCTTTCTATGATTCTATATTCATCATATACAcgtttgtttatatataaaaagatcactataaagttaaaaaaatggaaaaaatgGGGGAAAACTCAACCCCTGTGTATTTAGTTCATAAAAGTCATCTTCCCCATTTTAAGCAGGCCGGGGAAAATGGGGGAAAACTGACTGTGTATCGGTTCATAAAAAGCCCTCTTTCCCATTCTAAGCAGATTGGGGAATATGTAGGCAATCGTGCACTAAAATGTTAGAAGTCCTGGAAAGCTTACATAAGACCCCCCACCCCCCACCCACCCACAGCAACTTTGAACATGGACAAAATCACTCTGCCCTCGATACCACAGGTATGGCACGTCAAAAGGCAGAGGCGGAATATTGTCAAGGAATGACCATAACAGTTTCACAATCATAAGATAAGAACACTAAGCCGAGCAAACTTGAGAGCCCAAATACAGGTAGGCCTCTGATGCAGCAATATACAACTTTTTTCCCTCTgacatttgaaaattttgactaCTTTCTACCGCTAAATTTGAAGACGACAACCACCTGTGAGTAGAGAACCCAGGAAACctgtttcatgaaaatttcagaCACTTGTCAGTAGAAGCACAAGTCCAGATGCACCAAGTCCACGGAAACATGAATAAAAATACATCTTAAAGACTTTAAAATCTACCAAATTCAGTTACTAAGAAGCAACAAGACAAAACTCAAATGCTACCCCCCGccaccccaccccaccccaaaacacacacacacactaataATTAAGGCACTAAATTTGGTAGGTTTCCTCATAAATCTGTTTCTGTTGTCTTTGGAAGTTACGGGGAAGCGAAGAGCAGCACTCTAAAATGTATAcatcatacatacatacatatacagatgtgtgtgtgtgtgtggaagCTGGATGTCTTTAGACTCTTTATGTCCAGAACAAATAAACAAACTTGCAGTTGCAAACTATTCCTAGAGAAAAATCAACTGCTAAACTATGCATACATTTCGTGATAACTGATATTCCACAAACAATTTCTGTCTATTTCAGTGCCAAGCACAAACCAGGTTAACCGCATTAGTGCACAAAATGCAATTTCCCTAACTTGCATTACTGGGTAGACTATAGACTTTAATAAAGGGAACACCATATTGTATCATATACAAAGTAACTCCGTATACAGCATATAAACTTGTAGTTCTATGCTAAGGCTATTATGTAAATGGCTAACTGCTCAAAATCGTAAActtatgtaaattatatttattagtaAATTTGAAAAGAACACCCACATGCTTTGACCGGCACACTTTATTAGCAATAACTAGATAAAAAACCAATATATCCATAATATCTTCCTCCAAGGAAAATGTGATAATGTGACTAAAGTAGGTGTTATCAGTTTCAGTGTTGTAGTAAAGAAGCACAACCAAAACAAGTGGGCCATCGATGAAAGCAAGGAATTTAGGTGACTTTTAGAATTTTGTTACAAAATAACTGgtatattcttttcaatattaTTATCAGTAATGATATGTCCAAGAACATCACCTCTACCTCTATTTTAATAGATGTAGTTGTGTTGTAAACTCGTAGTACACGGCGTAGGCAATGTGTTGTTAGCTAGTTCACTTAACCCTACTGGACTTAAAATTTTGTAAGCAGATTATACATATAATTCCGACCTTCttagataatatatttgttcaggctaattttaagaaataatagtaataattctTTTCGAGGcataagtatatattttttacccACACAGAAATATTTTCTAACTGCGAACCTGGTTGTACTTGTATGGAATTTCAACAAACAGAAATGCaggttattaaaattatattagtagTAATATGAAGCTCCTAGTTGGCAGCTTTCCAGGTTTTCTGGAAGAATGGCGCCAATGAACAAATTAAGTTCTAGGCAAGATATTGAAACAATTTGACAATCAATCCCACTACATCATCTGTTGACTGCGCATCTGAGCCCCAGTCTTAATTGTATATTTTCCAACATACAGAAATGCAGGTTCCAAGTTATTATCAGTAGTACCATGTAGCTCATAGTCCACAGCTTCAAGGCTTTCCGGAAGTGTGGCGTCAAATgaacaataattatattggaaGTTGCACAAGAATTTAATTGTTCATTTGACGCCAGAGTATACTATTATACGCCACAAGAATTAAATTCTTCATTTGAcgtcaaatgaaaaaaaaaaaattgcttgtGCCCAGTAGGACACAGGAGTATTTCTACTAGACCAAAACTGAAAACAGAAATTTTATGACGACAAAATCATCACTAATATATAAACTTACCTTCAAAATCTAGGTTGAAGCTTCCTCCaagatgaaataataaaataagcaCAATGTTACAGGGTAATGCTTCTCATTCAAAACATGCCCATGATCTGCGAAGATATATTTGATGTCAACAGTGTTCCGCGAAACCCTTCTTCAGTTTGCTGGATCTCCATCTTTTGGTCACAGGCAGAAAGCTCATCTGTGAAATCAACattagaaaatttaaataagtaaAAGTGCCCGGATCTGGTAACAAGAAGTCATGTTCTTAAAACATGAATGGAGAaattgtaatcaaaattttctaaTGCTCTTCTATTACAAGAAATCACATTTAACTCGGGAACAGATCTTTCATGGTCTTAACATAGGAACTTAATCCCTATGGAACAATATGaatgtcaatatatatatatacacacacatatacatatatataaaagttttggTCAGACGGTCGATAATTGAGCCTATTTACAGGCCTTTTTagattataacatattttaatgagTATTgtctattttaactaaaatacatttaaatatcatatcattaaaacatatatcTCAGGCCTATTTATTTATAGGGAGATGGTCCCCGACAATCGCATTCTGGCAACAAACCTTCCGCGCATTTTTACAGCGGATTAATAGAAAccctagggtgtgtgtataaaGCGCGGATAGACGACTTgaccccctgcattcacataaaATCATGTACTGTGCCTTTCAGCTATAAAAAACCACGGATAGATTGTTGTACAAGGCGATTGTCAGGGACCCGGACCCTTATTTATAAGGCTGTTGACGAGTTTAACTATTGGAAACTTAGTTAACGTGCCCAATTAACATGCCCAATAAAAATCTATCAACCCAAAGATATTTATCAATTATCATAAATCTATGTTAATTTAAAGACGCCTATTATTCTAACATAAAAGTATCTtcagaataaaattaaatatttgtaacTTACAAAAAACATCTAGCaaaaactaataaaaagaaCATTCAGGAAAAGGTTTTTAGTATTTCGAACAGAAAATCACCTGCTATATCCCGATTCTCGTGGATTTCTGAATCTTTGACCCACAGAAGATCTCCTGGGAAGATATTCATGTCAGAGAGAGTAGCAGTTTCCATATCAATAATTTTGGGACCTTTATGTAGTATCTGGTTTTCCTTGACAATCTgcgaaatttaatttaaattagagggagcgaaatataatttaaattagaggGAGCCAAACattattttacaataaaaaaaggATGAGAAGATGAAATCAACTCATATCAGTAACTGATGTATAGTACTCCCACTGTAACAATAGACTCTAACTTTTTTTCCCAGCAAAAATGAAAAACCAACTCCACTCAGCATCAACAAAAGggttatatgcctattcctacATGATAGATGGAAATCTTAgccatttttcatttcatacaACCGCACTCCCACGTTGAGCATCATGTTTCTATAATTATATCTAAGCCGGACCTGTCAACATAAACATTAAAACTGCTATTGATATTAACATGCCATTGATAATATCATAAGTATCAATTACATTCCATTATATCACATGAACTAGTTCGTTACGAGCAGTGCATATTGGCTCTGTTATACAAGGTGATATTAAGGGAGTTTCTTTTTTGTAGTGTATGAACCTTTCAGACGCTAATATACAGATTATAAGCTATGGGCAGCTATTATTCTTATTATCCTTGAAGACGATACTATTTAAGAAATTCTTTTGACAAAccttattttagttaaaagagaatattatgtttactttaCGTATTTATTTTCTATGCTCCGCTGTATCTTTCCTGAGTTTGTCTTGAACTTCCAGTTTCTCACAAGAGGAAACAAACAATAATATCTTCACTAAAATTAAGAACCGAGACATGAACCACATACAAATGATAAAGTCAAGTGACAAATTTTTCTATGCAGGTATGGAATTAATAGCATACCCCAAAAGACTCCCATATCATCATTTTCAATTGGTAGATGGTCGTGGACCCAGAAACCTTAAAATTTGAAGTGTTTCCGAATGTTGTCTTCCGAGAGCGCTTGGAAGTTCGACGATTGAGCTCTAAACTTTTCTCAGATGCTGAGAGAATTGATTTCGGAGGTTCCTTGCCACGAACAAGACATACACGTATATCCTCATTGTAATAGTTAAGTTTCTTCATCAACTCAGAGCTTTCTCTTTCGCCGATGCAATCCTCACAAACCTGCTCACGAAAGAACTTTTATTTAAAGTCTCTTCACAATCTAAGAATCTAAGAATGCAGGATTCAAATTTTCATAGCAATAAGCCAAAAATGAAGAAAGAAAGTTTTAAGAATGactttataaaaacaaaaacaaaaaaaaaaacaggttAATTACATTCTCTTCCCATTATAAGAGAATGGGCATATCAGCATATGTGATTTTGCAAAAACTTGGATCTTCAATTACAAAtctttctattattttatatatgtactttAATCTTGCAAAGGCTGAAAAGAGAGCCACGCAACTAATCAGCACTTTCCCACCAATTGCTTTATTAAAAACTGAGATAAAAATATTATCGCGCCCTTGCTCCTAACAATCCCAGTGTGCTCCTAACAATCCCAGTCATGTTTCAGCCCTAGTTCTTAGCAAATGAGCACACAGTTCTTTCAATTCCTTGCTCCACATCACCTACCAGTCATGTTTCTGACCgctgatttttaaatttaacctAATATTCTATTCCAGTTGTAATCCATTGGTCACATCCCATACACACAGCACAAGATCTGGCAGATTTTGCACGTTGCGCAGCTCTCACAGtgtaatttaaaacttgaagaTATCAATTCCTTCTAATACCCTATGACAaactttataaaaatacttACTGCATGGAAAAGTAACATACCAATGAAGGGACTGCATgttcaaatttataataactgatcttagttatcaaacttcatcCCTTCCAACAGTAGTGCTTACAGGTAAAAAACCTAATATTATCTCAAACGTACCATAGGAGAAGTCTTCAATATAGGGTCGCCGCACTCTGAATCATCATAGGCTGTAGCAGAATCCATATGCTCCTCAGATAATGGTGTATCCTTGGAATGCTCCTCAGATAATGGTGTATCCTTGGAATGCTCCTCAGATAATGGTGTATCCTTGGAAAGACCAAGAGCGTTGCCTTCCATGCGAATATTAAACTCAATTATAGCAGATACACCCCCACTATCTATACCACCCCAATCTTCACAAAATACTTTCCAATCATTCTCTGTGATAATTGCCAACTCATCTAACTGAAATCCAAACACAATAAATAATTTGACATCAGCAAGGTTGAAACCTAAAATAGGCAAATCATTTTACCCCTTCAATCCAAAAAACTTCTTTTAAAAACATACTAGAATATAAACATCAACTCTAATTTACCAAATCAAATTaaggttaaaaaaaattgtgtacaTACAGTGGGCGACTTTTGGAAAATGGCACCGCGTCTCCAAGTAAGTTGAGGAGGTCTTTTGAGAAGCCTAGAATGCTGGTTCATACAAAAAATAGATATGAGCTATAAAGCAAAGGGTTCAAAGAGAGACTTACAACTTGAGTGTGAAGCATATTTATCATACAATATGGCAACTCATGGAAGAAATTTTGGCCTTGGTTTTTTCGTTAAGATCAGCAGTTCGATTCTAATTATAACAAAGTACTTGGCTTTTTCAAATATCAGAAAACACTATTCCAGAGAGAAGATGAGAAACCCAAAACCCAGATATCTATCCGCCGATGTCCAAAATCACAGGAAGTTGTTAGTGACCTAAGGTTCAATGTCACTTAACAAATCTATGGTCATTAATTTTCAATCCACAAACATAGCAGAAAAGGAGATCAAGTGCTGCAAactcaaatttatttataacaagATTCCATCAGCCGAGCCAGAGAGTTGCAGTTGATAATATGAAAaatagatatacatatatggTGCAATTAAAAGCTCCAGCTAACCTGTTCGCACTTCAGCAACTCAAGAACAGAATTCAAAGTTTCAGGTGGCGGCGAGGCATTCTTTCCACTTGTGCTGATGAAGGATCTCCAATTTGAGAGCCAAGAAGATGGTATGAGATAGTATTTGCTATTAGAGGAGAGTGTTACACTTTTTCCCTGAGCTAACTTCTCATGAGACTGACGCTGCTTCAACTTGAACTCTCTGTACCACAAATTATAGAGTCAATAACTAACAAAGCTGATCACCTTTAAAACTTTAAGTGTATATGTGTATCTAAACAACCTCATACTATCTTCCTCGCATGCCTCTTCTGAGAGATTAGTGCTGCATATACCACATGGCTCAGATTCTAGAAGAAAAACTGAACAACCCTCCAAGTCGTTCGGCTTCACAGTGTTGGCAGACTCGACGATAAAAAGCCAGAGTGTCTCAGGAATCAACAAGCGCCTGGCACCAGCGGCTTTCTCAGGTAGAAGTTCCCCATGGGGACACCTGATTGAAGCTGTCGGTCCTGAATCAGCTTCACATGGAGCGTCAAGAGTTTTCCTGCGTAACCACTGCTGCAGcctaacaaaaaacaaaaattgccAATGTCAACAAAATTCCAGCAGAAAAAGAGGCATTAAGTTTTCTATAACTGAGAAACCCTGTAATCTTGTCCAGTGTAACACGATATCAAAAAACAGGAGTACTGCCGcatccaaatataaaaatttggacATTATACTACATTTATCAATTTTTAGACACACAAAtactgatcaattgatactaaAGGAAAGTAAAATGCAACTGAATAATCAATACGATGACACTCTACGGACCACATTATGAGACTTTAAATTCACAAAAATCTCAAATTACAGGCGACGATGTCAGACAGTGCATAGaggaaatcaaaattaatcagtGCTTGTGCACGTTAGACATCGATAAAGCTTATTAATGCACATATAGTAAGTACCATACCATGTTTTAGAAACATAGTACGACTTTCCATCTGGAAGCATCCCTGAGAGTGCTGCCTCTGCAATTTCTCTCATTAACATTCTTTGATCCCTGTAGCTATCGGCACATACCAGACCACGGGCTTCCTCAAGAACGCAATCTGTACAGTAGTCATCCTTAGCCAATATTGGGCCGCCGCCATACTGATACCACATTTAaaaaaaagggagaaaaagaaatagaaaCTCAGTTTTTATCTTCAGAATTGTGAAGGCCAGTCTTACATATCAGAAGAAAAGCATGACGTAGTGTAAACTCAGTATTAATTAAGACCTATAAACTTAGGAGAGAACTCCATGTAGATACCAGCTACATTAATTCAGGATAAAAAATTGTACATACATTAAATTATTCAGTATGACATCTCTACatgatgatataaaaattagtAATTAAAACACTACATCTTCCTTCACCTAATTAAGTACTAACTGGGTGTCGACTCTCAAGAAAGgtagaaaataattataatttatttcctGACATActcgaagaagaagaagattatATAAACATGGTCATTGACATAGGTGAACTTTTGATCCTTGAACATACAATGTCATATATTCTCTTCAACTTGCTCTGTATCGATATCGAGTGAAATGACTCTGCACACTGCTATCAGTTTCATGTACAGCAGGTTAACAGAGTGTGATACGGAAGAAAATTAAGAAATGCCTGTGCAGTTACTTCTGTAATAGCCATACCAACTAGCATAGAGCATCTCTAATGGGATTGGTTAAATTGATGGGCTATAATGATTGGTTAAAATAAAGATAACCAAAAAGGTGTTTTGCTCCAAAAAGTTGGCTATAACCATAATCTATActtttgccaagaaatttgtaGAAGTTAACAATATACAGCCATCCATAAGTATTTATCCAAATTTATTGCCAAGGGTGTTGTTTTACATATTACCACTTGAGTGTCACTATTGCTGGGGATTGTTGCCACCTAGGATTTTAATAAGGGGTTGCATCTCAtaggagatgctcttaggtggtctaaaaacaaatcatatTAGAACAATGTGATTAGCTGAAAAACTCACAAACATAGTTGGTCAAGCAATAATTCTAGTAAAAGTTATAAGAGACTAGATACATTGGACAgaataatatttgacttatttttaatttccacaaattaataaatcaacaaaatatgtcATGAAATCAGTATAGCAACTACGGAAAGACTAGTGGAACCCTATCCTCTTAGAACTGTAATCAGCTATTGAGAATTTTAAGCCTCCGTGGAGGCATGCGCGTGTGAGTATTTAATTCTGTACAATTGAC
Protein-coding regions in this window:
- the LOC108205247 gene encoding guanine nucleotide-binding protein subunit gamma 2, with the translated sequence MDPSTAQGDEGENNNRAALQSLPNFVGKHRMTAAIALLNQQIQFLQEEIDQLETLGGSSVVCKELVASVESVSDALLPVTKGPTEVAWERWFQRSSKNRKKWI